A genomic window from Triticum urartu cultivar G1812 chromosome 7, Tu2.1, whole genome shotgun sequence includes:
- the LOC125525628 gene encoding disease resistance protein Pik-2-like, producing MADLVVGLAKSVVEGALTKAQVAIEEEAKLRQSAQRNLVFITGEFEMMHSFLKVADEERLENKVVITWVRQIRELAYDVEDCIELVIHLDMKNRWWWRVVPSWCMALPLPLDEAAGEIEQLKARVEDVSTRNTRYSLISDTGSKPVILQQEPMASSAAIVAATTADMLAEARGATKRQQGFSDLTRLISKKKQDHDNGLQVISVWGAAGDHGTTSIIRKTYNHTEICQEFPFRSWVKIMHPFNPHQFMRNMMAQFHATSCMEQRGTIGRDVFEKMEATQQDLLSEFEQLFNEKRYLIVLEGLSHMVDWDAIRAFLPDTMNGSWIIVSTQQSEIATLCIGHSYQVVELRKFSDEHSICALYKASQGDGAKDKNPMGSDGGEDKGKEPMASLEKIIREKKIMSLREEADEWKQKNDALVGREARMTELVKCLAQARVNSLPVMSVWGIAQVGKSALVKNLFYDTVLQLQGGNYEDYYWVDVSHPFNIRDLYLNLLSDFHSEKDPTEECHRLLKKGWCLIVIDDLRSTKDWDMIQAALVSKHLKSVVIVITTDPTIAEYCTNKEELVFNVKALEADAAFDLFKKKVLKKSSTYPLKDQEADVKDLISKCGGLPKVISAIAGLLATKTNRRMEIINSLNQKFMHRLETDLEYDNLQDLFGWMHSYFRTCPDALKPCIFYLSIFPQDQTIRRRRLVRRWIAEGYSRDSDNESAEENGEKHFSKLLELSIIQQISSVDSCAFSVDEVRMVMCQVNGFIREYVVSRRMEENLVFELSGKCALTTQRNGRHLVILEKWKRDEIVFASMDFSRLRSLTVFGVWESFFISESMKMLRVLDLENAEALNDGDLDKIFEWLRRLKFLSLRGHTEINHLPGSLHHLRQLQTLDVRGTSITTLPKKITKLHKLQYIRAGNRTMGIERAVSSSSCSWLPEFCRCHHPTISVEVPTKIGELTALHTLGVVNITASGAKNTVKELKKLTQLRKLGVFGIDGKNSSNFFSAIEDHAHLESLSVSLNKDTTRDCCFISKDNNSQRCLDDMISLPCTNLRSLKLYGLEDKLPKWEGEQPVKFGKLTKLELEMASFPEDVIRFVGGLPELCILRVKQHQDRSLNFCVMVNGFEDDSYKKVKILEISCSNSLPVSVTFGSWTMKKLELLKVDCYGGSPPYEFSGLGNLEELKEVVLVNGSSAQALKQELDHQLAEEHPKEKKPVVKLEQPPPSS from the exons ATGGCAGACCTGGTTGTTGGGTTGGCCAAGTCAGTGGTGGAGGGGGCGTTGACCAAGGCCCAGGTGGCCATCGAAGAAGAGGCCAAGCTTCGGCAGAGCGCGCAGCGCAACCTGGTGTTCATCACCGGCGAGTTCGAAATGATGCACTCGTTCCTCAAGGTGGCCGACGAGGAGCGCCTAGAGAACAAGGTGGTGATAACGTGGGTGAGGCAGATCCGCGAGCTGGCGTACGATGTGGAAGACTGCATCGAGCTCGTCATCCACCTCGACATGAAGAACAGGTGGTGGTGGCGCGTCGTCCCGTCCTGGTGCATGGCGCTGCCGTTGCCGCTGGACGAGGCGGCCGGCGAGATCGAGCAGCTCAAGGCGAGGGTGGAGGATGTGAGCACTAGGAACACACGCTACAGCCTCATCAGCGACACGGGATCCAAGCCCGTCATCCTGCAGCAGGAGCCGATGGCATCAAGCGCCGCCATCGTCGCTGCAACCACGGCTGACATGCTCGCCGAGGCAAGAGGTGCCACCAAGAGGCAGCAAGGATTCAGCGACCTCACCCGGCTCATCtccaagaagaagcaggaccacgaCAATGGCCTTCAAGTCATCTCGGTTTGGGGTGCAGCTGGCGACCACGGGACGACATCCATCATCAGGAAGACCTACAACCACACAGAGATATGCCAAGAATTCCCCTTCCGCTCCTGGGTGAAAATCATGCATCCTTTCAATCCGCACCAATTCATGCGCAACATGATGGCTCAGTTCCATGCAACCTCTTGCATGGAGCAAAGAGGAACCATAGGCAGGGATGTCTTTGAGAAGATGGAGGCCACTCAACAAGATCTCTTAAGTGAGTTTGAGCAGCTATTCAACGAGAAGAGGTACCTCATCGTCTTGGAAGGCCTGTCACACATGGTAGATTGGGATGCTATCCGGGCATTCCTTCCTGATACCATGAATGGCAGCTGGATCATCGTGTCGACGCAGCAATCCGAGATAGCAACCTTGTGCATCGGACACTCATACCAGGTGGTGGAGCTTCGAAAGTTCTCGGATGAGCACTCCATATGTGCCCTCTACAAG GCCTCTCAAGGCGATGGGGCTAAAGACAAGAACCCAATG GGTTCTGATGGCGGTGAAGATAAAGGCAAAGAACCaatggcttctctcgagaaaataatCAGAGAGAAGAAAATAATGTCACTTAGAGAGGAAGCAGATGAATGGAAGCAGAAGAATGATGCCCTTGTTGGACGCGAGGCACGAATGACTGAACTTGTTAAATGTCTAGCTCAGGCACGTGTCAATTCTCTCCCGGTGATGTCCGTGTGGGGTATAGCTCAAGTTGGGAAATCAGCACTTGTCAAAAACTTGTTCTATGACACAGTACTTCAGCTTCAGGGTGGAAACTATGAGGATTATTATTGGGTGGATGTATCCCATCCATTTAATATTAGAGACTTGTATCTTAACTTGCTTTCAGATTTTCATTCGGAGAAAGATCCAACTGAAGAGTGTCACCGTCTTCTGAAAAAAGGTTGGTGCCTCATAGTTATCGACGATCTCCGGTCCACAAAGGACTGGGACATGATACAAGCTGCCTTGGTATCCAAACATTTAAAGAGTGTTGTCATTGTTATAACAACCGATCCAACCATTGCTGAATATTGCACAAATAAAGAAGAACTTGTGTTTAATGTCAAGGCTCTAGAAGCTGATGCGGCCTTTGATCTCTTCAAAAAGAAG GTACTTAAGAAGAGTTCAACATACCCTTTGAAGGATCAGGAGGCGGATGTAAAAGACCTTATTTCAAAGTGTGGCGGTCTTCCCAAAGTAATATCTGCTATAGCTGGATTACTGGCCACGAAGACAAACAGAAGGATGGAAATTATTAATTCTTTGAATCAAAAATTTATGCACCGTCTGGAGACCGACCTGGAGTATGATAATCTGCAAGATTTATTTGGCTGGATGCACTCTTACTTCCGTACTTGTCCTGATGCACTCAAGCCATGTATCTTCTACCTGTCGATTTTTCCTCAAGATCAAACCATCCGGCGAAGACGACTGGTAAGGCGGTGGATTGCAGAGGGTTACTCCAGGGACAGTGACAATGAATCTGCGGAGGAGAATGGGGAGAAACACTTCTCTAAGCTCCTTGAATTGAGCATAATCCAGCAGATATCATCCGTCGACAGCTGTGCATTCAGTGTGGACGAAGTTAGGATGGTTATGTGCCAGGTGAATGGTTTCATTCGAGAGTACGTCGTGTCACGGCGAATGGAAGAGAATCTTGTGTTCGAATTGAGTGGAAAATGTGCACTAACAACCCAACGCAACGGGCGTCACCTTGTCATATTGGAAAAGTGGAAAAGAGATGAAATTGTGTTTGCAAGCATGGACTTCTCTCGGCTACGGTCACTAACAGTGTTTGGAGTGTGGGAGTCATTCTTCATCTCTGAAAGTATGAAGATGCTTCGTGTGCTTGATCTAGAGAATGCAGAGGCTTTAAATGATGGTGATCTTGACAAGATATTTGAGTGGTTGCGTCGGCTCAAGTTCCTCTCATTGAGAGGGCACACTGAGATCAACCATCTACCAGGTTCATTACATCATCTGAGGCAGCTCCAGACACTCGATGTGAGGGGCACCTCAATAACCACCCTGCCAAAGAAGATCACCAAGTTACACAAACTGCAGTATATTCGTGCCGGCAACCGCACCATGGGCATTGAACGAGCCGTTTCATCCAGCAGCTGCAGCTGGTTGCCTGAGTTCTGCAGATGTCATCATCCTACAATCAGTGTTGAGGTGCCTACAAAGATTGGGGAACTGACTGCGTTGCACACCCTTGGTGTTGTCAACATCACTGCTTCAGGTGCAAAGAATACTGTGAAAGAGCTCAAGAAGCTCACCCAGTTGCGCAAGCTCGGGGTGTTTGGCATCGACGGGAAGAACAGCAGCAATTTTTTCTCTGCAATCGAAGATCATGCCCATCTGGAGTCCTTGTCAGTTTCACTCAACAAGGACACCACGCGAGATTGTTGCTTCATCAGTAAGGACAACAACAGTCAAAGATGCTTGGATGACATGATCTCCCTGCCTTGTACAAACCTTCGTAGCCTTAAACTGTATGGGCTTGAAGATAAGTTGCCGAAATGGGAGGGGGAGCAGCCTGTAAAGTTTGGAAAGCTCACAAAGCTGGAGCTGGAGATGGCGTCTTTCCCAGAAGATGTCATAAGGTTTGTTGGCGGGCTTCCAGAACTATGTATTCTTCGTGTTAAGCAGCATCAAGATCGTTCCCTCAACTTCTGTGTCATGGTGAATGGATTCGAGGATGACTCCTACAAAAAGGTCAAGATTCTCGAGATTTCCTGCTCCAACAGTTTACCTGTGAGTGTGACTTTTGGATCATGGACAATGAAAAAACTTGAGCTGCTCAAGGTTGACTGCTACGGTGGGTCACCGCCTTATGAGTTCAGTGGCCTGGGAAACCTAGAAGAACTCAAGGAAGTCGTGCTAGTTAACGGCTCCAGCGCCCAAGCACTGAAGCAAGAACTCGATCACCAGCTTGCCGAGGAGCACCCGAAAGAAAAGAAGCCTGTCGTGAAGCTGGAGCAACCACCACCTTCGTCCTGA